One Turneriella parva DSM 21527 genomic region harbors:
- a CDS encoding sensor histidine kinase, whose amino-acid sequence MPRTAKNTITRISLFSGWTLLMALSLMAVVVLLVWWQRLLSHNLEVQYGYIESQLKNNKTATAEFYELVLAQDEKLASRYFIPGKPIRVKPGAADFAAERLKNRQRMVLYEQLFFIVLLLSGQLFFLYIFARERLQRKQVEETILLATHELRQPLQSLSLALETLKPRAKAKTLAAIETGLSEISKLAQHIRFLAETFSTGAGARKTQVDDLDDYITRVCTADFAPEQITRIRRDVATAQNFTIGMSDPLFHFVVRNLLENALKYGSGPIEITAAVAAKRLVINVRSKGAPIPAQEFEKLGRIFQRSGSTLVQNTPGFGLGLYLCGRIVRRASGKLQLSQSAEGIVTARLELKII is encoded by the coding sequence ATGCCCCGCACAGCGAAGAATACCATAACCCGAATTTCACTGTTCTCAGGCTGGACTCTGCTGATGGCGCTGTCGCTAATGGCGGTTGTGGTATTGCTGGTCTGGTGGCAGCGCCTGCTCTCGCACAACCTTGAAGTGCAATACGGCTACATTGAATCTCAGCTCAAGAATAACAAGACGGCCACTGCTGAATTCTACGAGTTGGTGCTGGCACAGGATGAAAAACTCGCAAGCCGCTATTTCATACCAGGCAAACCCATTCGCGTAAAGCCAGGCGCAGCGGATTTTGCCGCAGAAAGGCTGAAAAACCGACAGCGTATGGTTTTGTACGAACAGCTGTTCTTTATCGTTCTGCTGCTTTCAGGCCAGCTTTTCTTTTTATATATTTTTGCCCGCGAGCGCCTGCAGCGAAAACAAGTTGAAGAGACGATTCTTCTCGCGACACATGAATTGCGGCAACCGCTGCAATCGCTGTCGCTGGCTCTCGAAACTCTAAAGCCGCGTGCGAAAGCCAAGACGCTCGCGGCGATCGAAACGGGCCTTTCTGAAATATCAAAGCTGGCACAGCACATTCGATTTCTCGCCGAAACCTTCTCGACCGGTGCCGGCGCCAGGAAAACTCAGGTCGACGACCTCGATGACTACATAACAAGAGTCTGTACCGCCGATTTCGCGCCAGAGCAGATTACGCGCATTCGCCGCGACGTTGCAACCGCCCAAAATTTTACCATTGGCATGAGCGACCCACTGTTTCATTTTGTTGTTCGCAATCTGCTCGAAAATGCCCTCAAATATGGCAGCGGCCCCATTGAAATTACGGCAGCCGTCGCCGCGAAACGGCTGGTCATCAATGTTCGGAGTAAAGGCGCGCCCATACCCGCACAAGAGTTCGAAAAGCTGGGGCGAATCTTTCAGCGCTCGGGTTCGACTCTCGTGCAAAACACACCTGGTTTTGGCCTGGGTCTGTATTTGTGTGGACGCATTGTGCGCAGGGCCTCGGGTAAACTGCAGCTTTCGCAATCCGCAGAGGGTATAGTGACCGCCCGGCTTGAGCTCAAAATTATATGA